One segment of Fuscovulum ytuae DNA contains the following:
- a CDS encoding amidase yields MGKNWQNLTAAELGREIGAGRINPVDLAEQHLDAIANHPLADRIYARLTPARARAEAMAAHGRARKGFRRGLLDGVPISWKDLFDTAGAATEAGSALLKGRVPARDAEVVEVATQGGLVCLGKTHMSELAFSGLGLNPVTATPPCINDEGAVPGGSSSGAAASVAYGLAPAAIGSDTGGSVRIPAAWNDLVGLKTTAGRISLRGTVPLCEKFDTIGPIARTVEDCALLLAAMEGGRPTDLGGASLSGMRFLVLETVALDDLRERPAQGFEDAVARLAAGGAQITHGKVPEVAEAMGLAALIFTAEAYGIWRDTIEAAPQKMFPRILERFRSGASFSASDYVSGWRRLKVLRKVWQEKTAGYDAVILPTSPILPPQSDRLMTDDAYYVTENLLALRNTRIGNLMGLCGLTLPTMQPSCGISFLGAPHQEERLLRVGAAATRALR; encoded by the coding sequence ATGGGCAAGAATTGGCAAAACCTCACAGCTGCGGAATTGGGGCGCGAGATTGGCGCAGGGCGGATCAACCCTGTCGATCTGGCAGAACAGCATCTTGACGCGATCGCAAACCACCCGCTTGCCGACCGCATCTATGCCCGCTTGACACCCGCCCGCGCACGGGCCGAGGCGATGGCCGCCCATGGCAGAGCGCGCAAAGGGTTCCGCCGTGGTCTGCTGGACGGCGTTCCGATAAGCTGGAAGGACCTATTCGATACGGCGGGGGCGGCGACAGAGGCGGGGTCCGCCCTTCTGAAGGGCCGCGTGCCTGCGCGGGATGCCGAAGTGGTAGAGGTGGCCACCCAAGGCGGTCTGGTCTGTCTTGGAAAGACGCATATGTCTGAACTGGCCTTTTCCGGGCTTGGGTTGAACCCAGTCACGGCAACGCCCCCTTGCATCAATGACGAAGGCGCGGTTCCGGGCGGATCCTCGTCTGGGGCGGCCGCTTCCGTCGCCTATGGTTTGGCGCCTGCAGCGATCGGGTCGGATACGGGCGGGTCAGTCCGCATTCCGGCGGCATGGAATGATCTGGTCGGGCTCAAGACAACGGCGGGCCGCATCTCGTTGCGCGGAACTGTGCCGCTTTGCGAAAAGTTCGACACCATCGGCCCCATTGCACGCACGGTCGAGGATTGCGCGCTTCTTCTGGCAGCCATGGAAGGCGGCCGCCCCACCGATCTTGGCGGGGCAAGCCTGTCTGGCATGCGCTTTCTGGTGCTTGAAACGGTCGCGCTTGACGATCTGCGCGAACGGCCCGCGCAGGGGTTCGAGGATGCAGTTGCTCGGCTTGCGGCGGGTGGTGCCCAAATCACCCATGGCAAAGTGCCCGAAGTGGCCGAAGCGATGGGTCTGGCCGCGCTGATCTTCACCGCCGAAGCCTATGGCATCTGGCGCGACACGATCGAAGCTGCGCCTCAAAAAATGTTCCCCCGCATCTTGGAACGCTTCCGTTCGGGCGCGTCATTCAGCGCGTCTGACTACGTATCAGGCTGGCGGCGGCTAAAGGTGCTGCGGAAGGTTTGGCAGGAAAAGACAGCGGGATACGACGCCGTTATCCTTCCCACTTCGCCCATCTTGCCACCGCAGTCGGATAGGCTGATGACGGATGATGCCTATTACGTCACGGAAAACCTGCTGGCCTTGCGCAACACGCGGATTGGCAACCTGATGGGCCTTTGTGGATTGACCCTACCCACAATGCAGCCTTCCTGCGGGATCAGTTTCCTTGGCGCACCGCATCAGGAAGAACGTCTACTGCGTGTGGGTGCGGCCGCGACAAGGGCGCTGCGGTAA
- the trxA gene encoding thioredoxin: MFGIDEKTAPQGDLIKEGTEATFMQDVIEASREVPVIVDFWATWCGPCRTLGPALEAAVMAAKGKVKMVKVDVDKNQMIAGQMRIQSIPTVYAFWQGQPVDGFQGAIPASEIKKFIDKLTALSDDGGLEEAIEAAEQMLAEGAVTDAAETFAAILGEEPENAAAYGGLVRCHLALGQLDQAEAMLSAAPAAIAKTKELEAARAQLDLARQAANAGPEQELRAAVEADPNNRQARFDLATALHAAGKVDEAVDVLLDLFRLDREWNDGAAKAQLLTIFDALKPTDPIVLKGRRRLSSMIFA; the protein is encoded by the coding sequence ATGTTCGGGATCGACGAAAAGACAGCGCCTCAGGGTGATCTGATCAAGGAAGGCACCGAGGCCACGTTCATGCAAGACGTGATCGAAGCCAGCCGCGAGGTGCCGGTGATCGTGGATTTCTGGGCCACTTGGTGCGGTCCCTGCCGTACGCTTGGCCCGGCGCTTGAGGCGGCGGTGATGGCCGCCAAGGGCAAGGTCAAGATGGTGAAAGTCGATGTCGACAAGAACCAGATGATCGCAGGACAGATGCGCATCCAGTCCATCCCGACGGTCTATGCCTTCTGGCAAGGCCAGCCGGTCGATGGCTTCCAGGGTGCGATCCCTGCCTCTGAGATCAAGAAGTTCATCGATAAACTGACGGCGCTGTCTGATGATGGCGGCCTTGAAGAGGCGATCGAGGCGGCTGAGCAGATGCTGGCCGAAGGGGCCGTCACTGACGCCGCGGAAACCTTCGCGGCCATTCTGGGCGAAGAGCCGGAAAATGCAGCTGCATATGGCGGATTGGTGCGTTGCCACCTTGCACTTGGGCAACTTGATCAGGCCGAGGCGATGCTGTCCGCAGCCCCCGCCGCCATCGCCAAGACAAAAGAGCTTGAGGCCGCGCGCGCCCAGCTTGATCTTGCCCGTCAGGCCGCCAATGCAGGACCGGAACAAGAGCTTCGCGCCGCGGTCGAGGCAGATCCCAACAATCGGCAAGCCCGGTTCGACCTTGCAACAGCCCTACATGCGGCAGGCAAAGTGGATGAAGCGGTTGACGTCCTACTTGATCTGTTCCGGCTGGATCGGGAATGGAACGACGGCGCGGCCAAGGCGCAACTTCTCACGATCTTCGATGCGCTGAAGCCAACCGATCCCATCGTTCTGAAGGGCCGTCGCAGGCTTTCGTCGATGATATTTGCCTGA
- the rfbC gene encoding dTDP-4-dehydrorhamnose 3,5-epimerase, with amino-acid sequence MQIEKTDLPDLLILTPRRFGDSRGWFVETWNAARMREAGLDLAFVQDNHSFSAQKGTLRGLHYQSPPRAQDKLVRCSRGAIWDVAVDARRGSPTYGRSVGVELSAENGRQLLVPKGFLHGFVTLTDDCEVQYKCTDLYSPQHDGSVRWDSAGVNWGFAGDPVLSEKDLAAPAFADWQSPFTYGETA; translated from the coding sequence ATGCAGATCGAAAAGACAGACCTTCCCGACTTGTTGATCCTGACCCCGCGCCGATTTGGTGACTCGCGCGGCTGGTTCGTGGAAACGTGGAACGCCGCGCGGATGCGGGAAGCAGGGCTCGATCTGGCCTTTGTGCAAGACAACCATTCGTTTTCTGCACAGAAGGGCACGCTGCGTGGCCTGCATTATCAATCCCCGCCGCGCGCGCAGGATAAGTTGGTCCGCTGCTCGAGGGGTGCGATCTGGGATGTTGCGGTGGATGCAAGGCGCGGGTCGCCCACCTATGGGCGTTCGGTCGGAGTAGAACTTAGCGCCGAGAATGGGCGGCAACTGTTGGTTCCAAAAGGGTTCCTCCACGGCTTCGTCACCCTCACTGACGATTGCGAGGTGCAATACAAATGCACCGACCTTTATTCGCCCCAACATGACGGATCGGTTCGCTGGGACTCGGCGGGCGTGAATTGGGGCTTTGCGGGCGATCCCGTGCTGTCGGAGAAGGATCTTGCCGCACCCGCCTTTGCCGATTGGCAAAGCCCCTTCACTTATGGAGAGACGGCATGA
- a CDS encoding LON peptidase substrate-binding domain-containing protein: protein MMNAADLPDTIPVFPLPGALLLPRGRLPLHIFEPRYLAMIEDCLKTKHRLIGMIQPREVPGTGEKRLNAIGCAGRLTGFSETEDGRYMITLSGISRFRVKEEVAGFTPYRRCAVDWAGFQRDLGATEEDAGFRRAEFLDLLGRYFSAMNLSTDWSGMKEAETELLINSLSMLCPFSPEDKQALLEAPSLTTRRETLVTLIEFALRGGSSDEVMQ, encoded by the coding sequence ATGATGAACGCAGCCGACCTGCCCGATACCATTCCCGTGTTTCCCTTGCCCGGTGCTCTTCTTTTGCCGCGAGGGAGGCTTCCGCTTCACATTTTCGAACCGCGCTATCTGGCGATGATCGAGGATTGTCTGAAGACAAAGCATCGCCTGATCGGGATGATCCAGCCACGCGAGGTGCCGGGAACGGGCGAAAAGCGGCTGAATGCCATCGGCTGCGCGGGCCGTCTGACCGGATTTTCGGAAACCGAGGATGGGCGCTATATGATTACCCTGTCCGGCATATCGCGGTTCCGAGTGAAGGAAGAGGTGGCAGGTTTCACCCCCTATCGCCGCTGCGCAGTGGACTGGGCTGGCTTCCAGCGCGACCTTGGCGCGACAGAAGAGGATGCCGGTTTTCGACGGGCGGAATTCCTAGACCTGCTCGGGCGCTATTTTTCTGCGATGAACCTGTCGACGGACTGGTCCGGCATGAAAGAGGCCGAGACGGAGTTACTGATCAATTCACTATCCATGCTCTGTCCCTTCAGCCCAGAAGACAAGCAGGCGCTGCTTGAGGCGCCGTCGCTGACCACGCGCAGGGAAACGCTGGTGACATTGATCGAATTCGCCCTGCGCGGCGGGTCATCGGATGAGGTGATGCAATGA
- a CDS encoding UbiH/UbiF/VisC/COQ6 family ubiquinone biosynthesis hydroxylase: MDNPFAAIILAIMKFDTDILIAGGGLNGPALALALAHGGLRVTVVDARPAPARAEAGFDGRAYALAIASRRLLTMIGIWPTVGDLAQPILQIKASDGLAGQGPAPFFLTFDAAEIEEGPMGFLLEDRHLYAAFLAAMREEPNITLLSGETVTDQDVTVNGVTITLASGGRLKGRLLVGCDGRGSGTATRAGIRRVGWGYGQTALVTAIRHEKDHCGTAHQFFMPEGPLAILPLKGGHHSSIVWSETEENAARIQALPDDQYLAALRPRFGDFLGEITLAGDRFTYPLSLSLAERFVAPRVALVGDAAHGVHPIAGQGLNLGLRDVAALAQTLIEAHRRGEDIGSLTTLEAYQRWRRFDSTTLALGMDTVNRLFSNDNPILRTGRDLGLGLVNALPGLRRRFIRQAAGLQGDLPRLLAGKQI; the protein is encoded by the coding sequence ATGGACAATCCGTTTGCCGCCATCATATTGGCCATCATGAAATTCGATACCGATATCCTGATCGCAGGCGGAGGCCTGAACGGCCCGGCTCTTGCCCTTGCCCTTGCGCATGGGGGGTTACGGGTGACAGTGGTCGATGCGCGCCCCGCGCCTGCGCGGGCCGAAGCCGGGTTTGACGGGCGAGCCTATGCGCTGGCCATCGCATCGCGCCGCTTGCTGACGATGATCGGCATCTGGCCGACGGTCGGCGATCTGGCCCAGCCTATCCTTCAGATCAAAGCCAGCGACGGTCTTGCGGGCCAAGGCCCGGCGCCCTTCTTTCTGACCTTCGATGCAGCCGAGATTGAGGAAGGGCCGATGGGCTTTCTTCTGGAAGATCGCCACCTTTACGCGGCCTTCCTTGCTGCGATGCGGGAAGAGCCAAATATCACCCTTCTGTCGGGCGAAACCGTCACAGATCAGGATGTGACGGTGAATGGCGTTACTATCACGCTTGCCAGTGGTGGACGTTTGAAGGGCCGCCTTTTGGTGGGGTGCGATGGGCGCGGCAGCGGAACGGCCACGCGGGCGGGCATACGCCGTGTTGGATGGGGCTATGGGCAGACGGCATTGGTCACCGCGATCCGGCATGAGAAAGATCATTGCGGCACCGCGCATCAATTCTTCATGCCCGAGGGACCTTTGGCCATCTTGCCCCTGAAAGGCGGCCATCATTCCAGCATCGTTTGGAGCGAGACAGAGGAAAACGCCGCCCGCATACAGGCCCTGCCGGATGACCAGTATCTTGCGGCGCTGCGCCCCCGTTTCGGCGATTTTCTGGGCGAAATAACGCTTGCCGGGGATCGGTTCACCTATCCGCTTTCCCTTTCTCTTGCCGAACGATTTGTGGCGCCGCGCGTGGCGTTGGTGGGGGATGCGGCGCATGGCGTGCATCCCATCGCTGGACAGGGCCTGAACCTTGGCCTGCGCGATGTGGCAGCGCTGGCGCAAACCTTGATCGAGGCGCATCGCAGGGGCGAAGATATTGGCAGCCTCACAACACTTGAGGCCTATCAGCGGTGGCGAAGGTTCGACTCCACCACGCTTGCCCTTGGCATGGATACTGTCAATCGACTGTTTTCGAACGATAACCCGATCTTGCGCACTGGCCGTGACCTTGGGCTTGGGCTCGTGAACGCACTTCCGGGCTTGCGTCGCCGTTTCATCCGGCAGGCCGCCGGTTTGCAGGGTGATCTGCCGCGCCTTCTGGCCGGAAAACAGATCTAG
- a CDS encoding Trm112 family protein yields the protein MTEATVFDRRMLDALVCPMTQAVLTYDAERQELVSRAAHLAFPIRDGIPIMLVSEARALD from the coding sequence ATGACCGAGGCCACGGTGTTTGACCGCCGGATGTTGGATGCGTTGGTCTGCCCCATGACGCAGGCCGTGCTGACCTATGATGCCGAACGGCAGGAACTGGTGTCGCGGGCGGCGCATCTGGCCTTTCCGATCCGTGACGGCATCCCGATCATGCTGGTCAGTGAGGCACGCGCGCTGGACTAG
- a CDS encoding aminotransferase class I/II-fold pyridoxal phosphate-dependent enzyme translates to MQFPERFLSLPDYAFPRLRKLLDPHKPGAEPIAMTIGEPRHPMPDFVGPVLAESVAGFAVYPPNDGTPELLAAISGWLKRRYGVDLGDDRLMVLNGTREGLFNAAVALCPEAKGGKRPIVLMPNPFYQVYAVAALAMGAEPVYVPATAATGFLPDYAALPKEVLDRVAIAYLCSPANPQGAIASRDYLAGLLRLAETHDFRIFSDECYSEIWRDAPPPGSLEVAAEIGADPERIFVFHSLSKRSNLPGLRSGFVAGGPQGIARIRQLRAFAGAPLPLPVQRVSEQAWSDEAHVRANLALYQEKFRIADEVFAGVQGFSNPEGGFFLWLPVEDGEEAALKLWTQAGVRVLPGAYLSRDAGGQNPGKGYIRVAMVAPRDEMQRGLIRLRDCIYG, encoded by the coding sequence ATGCAGTTTCCTGAGCGGTTCTTGAGCCTGCCAGATTACGCATTTCCGCGTTTGCGGAAATTGCTTGACCCCCACAAGCCGGGGGCCGAGCCGATTGCCATGACCATCGGAGAGCCGCGCCATCCGATGCCTGATTTCGTTGGTCCGGTGCTTGCGGAGAGCGTGGCAGGCTTTGCTGTCTATCCCCCGAATGACGGAACTCCAGAGTTACTTGCCGCGATATCCGGTTGGCTGAAGCGGCGCTACGGGGTCGATCTGGGCGATGATCGGTTGATGGTGCTGAACGGCACGCGCGAAGGGCTTTTCAACGCCGCTGTTGCCCTGTGCCCTGAAGCGAAGGGTGGCAAAAGGCCGATCGTACTGATGCCCAACCCCTTCTATCAGGTCTATGCCGTGGCTGCGCTAGCGATGGGGGCAGAGCCTGTCTATGTGCCCGCCACGGCAGCGACGGGGTTCCTGCCGGATTATGCGGCGCTGCCCAAGGAGGTGCTGGACCGGGTCGCAATCGCCTACCTCTGTTCGCCCGCCAATCCGCAAGGGGCAATTGCATCGCGCGATTATCTGGCGGGGCTGCTGCGACTTGCGGAAACCCACGATTTCCGCATCTTTTCCGACGAATGCTATTCCGAGATCTGGCGCGATGCGCCGCCCCCTGGTTCGCTGGAGGTGGCCGCCGAGATCGGGGCGGACCCAGAACGCATTTTCGTTTTTCATTCGTTGTCGAAACGGTCAAACCTGCCGGGACTTCGGTCGGGTTTCGTGGCGGGCGGCCCGCAGGGCATCGCCCGCATCCGCCAACTGCGCGCCTTTGCCGGTGCGCCCCTGCCGCTGCCTGTTCAACGGGTGAGTGAACAGGCTTGGTCGGATGAGGCGCATGTGCGTGCCAATCTTGCGCTGTACCAGGAAAAGTTCCGCATCGCGGATGAGGTATTCGCAGGCGTGCAGGGGTTTTCCAATCCTGAAGGCGGGTTCTTTCTCTGGCTTCCAGTCGAAGATGGGGAAGAGGCTGCCCTAAAGCTTTGGACACAGGCGGGGGTGCGGGTACTGCCCGGCGCTTACCTGTCGCGTGACGCCGGGGGGCAGAACCCCGGCAAGGGATATATCCGGGTCGCGATGGTGGCCCCAAGGGACGAAATGCAGCGTGGGCTGATCCGGCTTCGCGACTGCATCTACGGGTGA
- a CDS encoding SGNH/GDSL hydrolase family protein produces the protein MPVLLTFGDSNTHGTPPIIDRAEYRRFPKGIRWPTVTHAALGSDWELVEEGLPGRTAQFDDPVMGDYMNARPALRMALQSHGPIDVMTLMLGTNDVKTRFATTPEQVTAGVAGLLDVAMSLDYQARHGGFRILLICPPPVVETGPIKTEFWGGAARSQALARHYRALAASRGIGFLDAGQVIEVSPIDGVHFDETAHAKLGEAVAKSVADLI, from the coding sequence ATGCCCGTTCTTCTGACCTTTGGCGATAGTAACACCCATGGGACGCCGCCGATCATCGACCGCGCGGAATACCGCCGCTTTCCCAAGGGGATACGCTGGCCCACGGTCACCCATGCCGCGCTGGGGTCCGATTGGGAACTGGTCGAAGAAGGGCTACCGGGCCGCACCGCACAATTCGATGATCCTGTGATGGGCGATTACATGAACGCCCGCCCTGCCCTGCGCATGGCCCTGCAATCGCACGGTCCCATCGACGTGATGACGCTGATGCTGGGCACCAACGATGTGAAGACGCGCTTTGCCACGACGCCGGAACAGGTAACAGCCGGGGTTGCGGGGTTGCTCGATGTGGCGATGTCGCTGGATTATCAGGCGCGCCATGGCGGGTTCCGCATCCTGCTGATCTGCCCGCCGCCCGTGGTGGAAACTGGCCCGATCAAGACCGAATTCTGGGGTGGTGCAGCGCGGTCACAGGCGTTGGCCCGACATTATCGCGCGCTTGCCGCATCGCGCGGGATCGGCTTTCTGGATGCGGGACAGGTGATAGAGGTCAGCCCGATTGACGGGGTCCATTTCGACGAGACGGCGCATGCCAAGCTGGGCGAAGCCGTTGCAAAGTCGGTGGCCGATCTGATCTGA
- the rfbB gene encoding dTDP-glucose 4,6-dehydratase has product MKILVTGGAGFIGSAVVRLAVAQGHSVVNVDALTYAACLENVASVGNSPRYTFEKADIRDRSAMDRILAAHDPDALMHLAAESHVDRSIDGPGTFIETNINGTFTLLEATRAFWTRKGKPEEFRFHHISTDEVFGSLGPTGKFTENTPYDPRSPYSASKAASDHLVRAWHETYGLPIVLTNCSNNYGPFHFPEKLIPVVILNALSGKEIPVYGKGENVRDWLFVEDHADALLTVLQKGEVGRSYNIGGENEARNIDLVRMICRLMDEMHSQGAPHDRLITFVADRPGHDLRYAIDPSRMREELGWRPSVTLEEGLRRTVRWYLENEDWWRPLLARQGVGERLGVKA; this is encoded by the coding sequence ATGAAAATCCTTGTCACCGGCGGTGCGGGCTTTATCGGCTCTGCCGTTGTGCGGCTTGCCGTGGCGCAGGGGCATTCGGTGGTGAATGTCGATGCCCTGACCTATGCCGCCTGCCTTGAGAATGTGGCCTCTGTCGGCAACTCGCCGCGCTATACCTTTGAAAAGGCAGATATTCGCGACCGCTCCGCGATGGACCGCATTCTTGCTGCGCATGATCCTGATGCGCTGATGCATCTTGCCGCCGAAAGCCATGTCGACCGATCCATCGACGGCCCCGGCACCTTTATCGAGACAAACATCAACGGCACCTTCACGCTGCTTGAGGCCACGCGCGCCTTCTGGACGCGCAAGGGCAAGCCGGAGGAATTTCGCTTTCACCATATCTCGACAGATGAGGTGTTCGGATCGCTCGGCCCCACCGGCAAATTCACCGAAAACACGCCTTATGACCCCCGCAGCCCCTATTCAGCGTCCAAGGCCGCGTCCGACCATCTGGTCCGTGCATGGCATGAAACCTATGGCCTGCCTATCGTCCTGACCAATTGTTCCAATAATTACGGACCCTTCCACTTTCCCGAGAAGCTGATCCCCGTCGTGATTCTGAACGCGCTGTCGGGCAAAGAGATCCCCGTCTATGGCAAGGGCGAGAATGTGCGCGACTGGCTGTTCGTCGAAGATCACGCCGATGCCCTGCTAACCGTTTTGCAAAAGGGCGAGGTCGGGCGCAGCTATAACATCGGGGGCGAGAATGAGGCGCGGAATATCGACCTTGTGCGCATGATTTGCCGCTTGATGGACGAAATGCATTCACAGGGTGCGCCGCACGACCGGCTGATTACCTTTGTGGCTGACCGTCCCGGACATGATCTGCGCTATGCCATCGATCCGTCCCGGATGCGAGAGGAGCTGGGCTGGCGACCCTCTGTCACGCTGGAGGAAGGGCTACGACGCACCGTCCGTTGGTATCTGGAGAATGAGGATTGGTGGCGCCCGTTGCTGGCGCGGCAAGGTGTGGGCGAACGGCTGGGGGTAAAGGCGTGA